The genomic stretch ATCGGCGGTATCTTTTGGGTGCAGTTCTGGCTTTAGCCTTGGCGACATTCGTTTGGCAGGTGGATCGGTTTGCCGCTGAGGTTCAAGGGCAACGGTGGATTCTCGATGATTTTGCCGCATATTGGGCAGCCGCTCGACTCACTCTTTCCGGTGATGATCCCTATTCCCCCGGGAGTGTTGGTGCTGTTCAACGGCCGCTTGGATTAAGAGAGGATCAATTCCCCCTGGTGATGTGGTACCCGCCGTGGGCGCTTCCCCTGGTCCTGCCCTTCGGGCTGATGAGCTATGCCGGGGGCCGCGTCGCCTGGCTCTTGGTGAGTTTGCTCGCGTTGCTCATCGGTGCTCAATTGCTTTGGCGCACGTATGGAGGTGAGACGCGGCGGTACGGCTGGTCGTGGGTCATTGCTCTGACCTTCGTCCCCGCCTTTGCTTCACTGGTTTGGGGGCAGGTGGGGCCACTGATGTTGCTTGGTATTGCGCTCTTTCTTCGGTTCATTCTGGTCGGGCGTTGGGCGCTGGCTGGAGCAGCGACACTTCTTCTCGCACCCAAGCCTCATGTGCTCTACCTGTTTTGGATCGCTCTCGCTCTCTGGGTAATCTGGGAGCGACGCTATACGGTGATCGCTGCCACAGCCGCAGCACTCATGTTGGCGACGGGAATTTCTCTCGTTTTACGTCCGACGATTGTCGGCGATTACCTTCGCACAATGATAAATCAGGGACCTACCTTCTGGATTACTCCAACTCCGGGAAGCTATCTCCGGCTTCTCGCAGGCCACGAAAATGTGTGGGTGCAGTTTCTGCCCGTTGGAATCGGACTGGTCTGGCTCATCCTCCACGGGTGGAAACGGAGGAACTCCTGGAGGTGGGATCATCAGCTTCCGACGGTGATCCTCGTTTCTGTGGTCACAACGCCCTTTGCCTGGGTGCATGATCAGGTTGTGTTCCTTCCCGCCCTTATCAGCTGTTTCCTCCAGTGGCGAAGAATGGGAGGCCGTCTGGCCGCGAAAGCTCTTGCTCTTTTGGGCTATGTCGTCGTTAATACACTCCCCTTCACGGCGGCTACGCCGACGATGAAAAGCCTCACGCCGGGGGTCATTGCCGATCG from Blastocatellia bacterium encodes the following:
- a CDS encoding glycosyltransferase family 87 protein, with amino-acid sequence MDWRWHRRYLLGAVLALALATFVWQVDRFAAEVQGQRWILDDFAAYWAAARLTLSGDDPYSPGSVGAVQRPLGLREDQFPLVMWYPPWALPLVLPFGLMSYAGGRVAWLLVSLLALLIGAQLLWRTYGGETRRYGWSWVIALTFVPAFASLVWGQVGPLMLLGIALFLRFILVGRWALAGAATLLLAPKPHVLYLFWIALALWVIWERRYTVIAATAAALMLATGISLVLRPTIVGDYLRTMINQGPTFWITPTPGSYLRLLAGHENVWVQFLPVGIGLVWLILHGWKRRNSWRWDHQLPTVILVSVVTTPFAWVHDQVVFLPALISCFLQWRRMGGRLAAKALALLGYVVVNTLPFTAATPTMKSLTPGVIADRLPPGQANQFWLVWMAPAFLVGYLLCRRAFEHPTGRSS